A genomic window from Cupriavidus metallidurans CH34 includes:
- a CDS encoding beta-keto acid cleavage family enzyme — translation MQFLDDSLHPENMDKVVITVAPYGPEWMPEDFPEDIPVTMEEQIQKAVDCYNAGATVLHLHVRELDGKGSKRLSKFNELIAGVRAAVPDMIIQVGGSISFAPENEGQAATWLSDDTRHMLADLDPKPDQVTVAINTTQMNIMELLYPEYLEGTSLSNPAYIQAYREMTVPAGPGWVEEHLRRLSASGIQPHFQLTGIHAMETLERMVRAGAYKGPLNLTWIGIGGGFDGPNPFNFFNFIHRAPDGCTLTAESLLKNVLPFNMMAMAMGMHPRCGIEDTIIDQHGNRMTSVQQIEQCVRVAKELGREVASGKEAREIYRIGTWYDSVDETLAAHGMLPNRKSGQKNLPLRKAA, via the coding sequence ATGCAGTTCCTCGACGACTCCCTGCACCCCGAGAACATGGACAAGGTTGTTATCACGGTGGCGCCGTATGGCCCCGAGTGGATGCCGGAGGACTTCCCGGAAGACATCCCCGTGACGATGGAGGAACAGATCCAGAAGGCCGTCGACTGCTACAACGCCGGTGCCACGGTGCTGCACCTGCACGTGCGCGAACTGGACGGCAAGGGCTCCAAGCGCCTGTCGAAGTTCAACGAACTGATCGCTGGCGTCCGCGCGGCCGTGCCGGACATGATCATCCAGGTGGGTGGTTCGATCTCGTTTGCGCCGGAGAATGAAGGCCAGGCCGCCACATGGCTGTCGGACGACACGCGCCACATGCTGGCCGATCTGGACCCGAAGCCGGACCAGGTGACCGTGGCCATCAACACCACGCAGATGAACATCATGGAACTGCTCTACCCCGAGTATCTCGAGGGTACGTCGCTGTCCAACCCTGCGTATATCCAAGCCTACCGTGAGATGACCGTGCCGGCTGGCCCGGGCTGGGTGGAAGAGCACCTGCGCCGCCTGAGCGCCTCCGGCATCCAGCCGCACTTCCAGCTCACCGGCATCCACGCGATGGAAACGCTGGAACGCATGGTGCGCGCCGGCGCCTACAAGGGGCCGCTGAACCTGACCTGGATCGGCATCGGCGGTGGCTTCGACGGTCCGAACCCGTTCAACTTCTTCAACTTCATCCACCGCGCGCCGGATGGTTGCACGCTGACCGCCGAGTCGCTACTCAAGAACGTGCTGCCGTTCAACATGATGGCAATGGCGATGGGCATGCACCCGCGCTGCGGCATCGAGGACACGATCATCGACCAGCACGGCAACCGCATGACGTCGGTGCAGCAGATCGAGCAGTGCGTGCGCGTGGCGAAGGAATTGGGCCGCGAGGTCGCCTCGGGCAAGGAAGCACGCGAGATCTATCGCATCGGCACCTGGTACGACAGCGTCGACGAAACGCTGGCGGCCCATGGCATGCTCCCGAACCGCAAGTCGGGTCAGAAGAACCTGCCGCTGCGCAAGGCTGCCTGA
- a CDS encoding AraC family transcriptional regulator, with the protein MSYFLRSASLTNYMEVARAVGLDPHQMLRAAKINRDVLLDPDIRIPAASVGRLLEASARDGHAEDFGLRLAELRQFSNLGPLAFVVREEPTLRRALESMVRYMGLQNESLAMRVEEMDGLVVIRLQILSDQPAGSMRQATQLAAGVMFRMLSMFLGPAWRPRSICFSHAPPESQTTYLRVFGMPALFNQDFDGIVCVASDLEAPLPSYDPVMAQQVKRYLGTLLAQSNTTMADKVRKLVYALLPSGMCSIDRVAQHLGVDRRTIHRRLAQDGTTYSQILNEARAGLATSYIENRSRPLSEVATLLGFSSLSAFSRWFGNQFGCSVSKWRTTRTGEQVEET; encoded by the coding sequence ATGTCCTATTTTCTTCGCAGTGCCAGCCTGACCAATTACATGGAAGTTGCGCGCGCCGTAGGGCTCGATCCGCACCAGATGCTGCGTGCCGCCAAGATCAACCGGGACGTGCTGCTGGACCCGGATATCCGCATCCCCGCCGCATCGGTGGGGCGTCTGCTCGAGGCGTCGGCGCGCGACGGGCACGCGGAGGATTTCGGCCTGCGACTGGCGGAGTTGCGGCAGTTCTCGAACCTGGGGCCACTTGCCTTCGTGGTCCGCGAGGAACCCACGCTGCGCCGCGCGCTGGAGTCGATGGTGCGCTACATGGGCCTGCAGAACGAGTCCCTGGCAATGCGCGTGGAAGAGATGGATGGCTTGGTGGTGATCCGCCTGCAGATCCTCAGCGACCAGCCCGCAGGCTCGATGCGGCAGGCTACTCAACTGGCCGCCGGGGTGATGTTCCGGATGCTCAGCATGTTTCTCGGGCCCGCGTGGCGCCCGCGCAGCATCTGCTTTTCGCACGCGCCGCCCGAAAGCCAGACCACATACCTGCGCGTGTTCGGGATGCCCGCGCTGTTCAATCAGGATTTCGACGGAATCGTCTGCGTGGCCTCCGATCTGGAAGCGCCGCTGCCGTCCTATGACCCGGTGATGGCGCAGCAGGTCAAGCGCTACCTGGGCACGCTGCTGGCGCAATCGAATACCACCATGGCGGACAAGGTGCGCAAGCTCGTCTACGCATTGCTGCCAAGCGGCATGTGTTCGATCGACCGGGTGGCTCAGCACTTGGGAGTGGACCGGCGCACCATCCACCGCCGACTGGCGCAGGATGGCACCACTTATTCGCAGATCCTGAACGAGGCACGCGCAGGGCTGGCTACAAGCTACATCGAGAACCGCTCACGCCCGCTGTCCGAAGTTGCGACGCTGCTCGGCTTTTCGTCGCTGAGCGCATTCTCGCGCTGGTTTGGCAACCAGTTTGGCTGCAGCGTTTCGAAGTGGCGCACAACGCGAACGGGCGAACAGGTCGAGGAGACCTGA
- a CDS encoding porin, producing MKLKGMAMAALLACTGSAYAQSAVTLYGVLDTSLEFANHVAPYSAAGFTANPGAGNNVFRVNSGGLSGSRWGLRGTEDLGGGLKSIFVLESGISVDNGTMQQSNRLFGRQAFVGISHNTYGQITLGRQYTSLFVAMANFMPTAYATQYEPAAFMAGNNFREDNTIAYTGVFGPVTALAHFSFGAGVPNLAIQGGASAFGGNGEVPGAFRRDSAFGGAFTYSAGPFGAAIAYDQWNPSVNNAAGVYQGTTATLKKASVAGSYAIGQVAKIMAGYRWGKVDNNGTGAQLQRDDYYWIGANYQVTPAVGLTLEYDYDNLKRDYFNNTHAPNPWQIAFVADYSFSKRTDVYLSAAYAKNAGLTLDAANTNQLATTGATGNSYILGTGQSSMVGVSLGLRHKF from the coding sequence ATGAAGCTCAAGGGCATGGCCATGGCCGCACTGCTCGCCTGTACCGGCAGCGCCTACGCGCAGTCTGCCGTTACGCTCTACGGCGTGCTCGACACCAGCCTGGAATTCGCAAACCATGTGGCGCCGTACTCGGCCGCGGGCTTTACCGCGAATCCGGGCGCCGGCAACAATGTGTTCCGCGTGAACTCCGGCGGCCTGTCTGGTTCGCGTTGGGGTCTTCGTGGTACGGAGGATCTCGGCGGCGGCCTGAAGAGCATCTTCGTGCTGGAAAGCGGTATTTCCGTCGATAACGGCACGATGCAGCAGAGCAACCGTCTGTTCGGTCGTCAGGCATTCGTCGGTATCTCGCACAACACCTACGGTCAGATCACGCTGGGTCGCCAGTACACCTCGCTGTTCGTGGCGATGGCCAACTTCATGCCGACGGCGTATGCCACGCAGTACGAACCGGCGGCATTCATGGCCGGTAACAACTTCCGTGAAGACAACACCATTGCCTACACGGGCGTGTTCGGTCCGGTGACCGCGCTGGCCCACTTCTCGTTCGGCGCTGGTGTGCCGAACCTGGCGATCCAGGGCGGTGCAAGCGCCTTCGGTGGCAACGGTGAAGTCCCGGGCGCATTCCGCCGCGACAGCGCCTTCGGCGGCGCATTCACGTACTCGGCTGGCCCGTTTGGTGCAGCGATTGCCTATGACCAGTGGAACCCGTCGGTCAACAACGCCGCCGGCGTCTACCAGGGCACCACTGCCACGCTGAAGAAGGCTTCGGTGGCCGGCAGCTACGCCATCGGCCAGGTCGCCAAGATCATGGCTGGCTACCGCTGGGGCAAGGTCGATAACAACGGTACCGGCGCCCAGCTTCAGCGCGACGACTACTACTGGATCGGCGCGAACTATCAGGTGACGCCTGCTGTGGGCCTGACGCTGGAGTATGACTACGACAACCTCAAGCGCGACTACTTCAACAACACCCACGCACCGAATCCGTGGCAGATCGCCTTCGTGGCGGACTACAGCTTCTCGAAGCGTACCGACGTGTACCTGAGCGCCGCATACGCCAAGAATGCCGGCCTGACGCTGGACGCCGCGAACACGAACCAGCTGGCCACGACCGGCGCCACCGGCAACAGCTACATTCTCGGCACCGGCCAGAGCAGCATGGTGGGTGTGAGCCTGGGCCTTCGCCACAAGTTCTGA
- a CDS encoding RBBP9/YdeN family alpha/beta hydrolase gives MDFLADTTVLFVPGLRDHVPEHWQTLLQAQIPNSRSVQPLEHDKLSRAARVAALDEALAEIDGPVVLVAHSAGVMITVHWAAQHHRKIRAALLAAPADLENPMPAGYPTHATLDEHGWLPIPRRPLPFPSIVGASRNDPLARFDRVEQMARDWGSELVDLGEVGHLNPAAGYGEWPYAMTLVERLMRRA, from the coding sequence ATGGACTTTCTGGCTGACACCACCGTACTGTTCGTTCCCGGCTTGCGCGACCACGTGCCCGAGCACTGGCAGACCCTGCTTCAGGCGCAGATCCCCAACTCCCGATCGGTACAGCCGCTCGAGCATGACAAGCTGAGCCGCGCGGCACGCGTGGCCGCGCTGGACGAAGCCCTGGCCGAGATCGACGGCCCCGTGGTCCTCGTCGCGCATAGCGCCGGCGTGATGATCACCGTCCACTGGGCGGCCCAGCATCACCGCAAGATCCGCGCCGCGCTGCTCGCCGCACCGGCCGACCTCGAAAACCCGATGCCCGCCGGCTATCCCACCCACGCCACGCTCGACGAGCACGGCTGGCTGCCGATTCCCCGTCGCCCGCTGCCCTTCCCCAGCATTGTTGGCGCCAGCCGCAACGATCCGCTGGCGCGCTTCGATCGCGTGGAGCAGATGGCGCGCGACTGGGGCAGCGAACTGGTCGATCTCGGCGAGGTCGGCCACCTGAACCCCGCCGCGGGCTACGGCGAATGGCCCTACGCGATGACGCTCGTGGAGCGCCTGATGCGTCGCGCCTGA
- a CDS encoding MFS transporter produces the protein MHGYRSTLAPMAGAPAKARLSRYYPWLVFALSFGLLLSDYMSRQVLNALFPMLKLEWGLSDTELGALGGVVALMVGVLTFPLSILADRWGRVRSLTLMAALWSLATLGCALANSFGEMFLARLCVGIGEAAYGSVGIAVVVSVFPRHLRASLSAAFIAGGAFGSVLGMGLGGVISAHFGWRVAFGGMALFGLILVALYRLLITEKGLLARRQELGEDVSASQTQAKLELRPLVSALFSTRSILCAYVGSALQLFVMASMLAWLPSYFGRYYGMSGAQAGLTAAAFVLIGGAGMIMCGAFTDWIARHIPARKWIVAIAYSVLCCVLLGAAFQLPPGTAQLVLIGAGMLLAGGTAGPASAAVANLTAPAIHGSAFATLTLVNNLLGLAPGPFFTGLIADHIGLRGALQFLPLVGLLAAVCFVIGRRTYSADVHRLERMRAAAGNR, from the coding sequence ATGCACGGATACCGTTCCACCCTTGCGCCAATGGCAGGCGCGCCTGCCAAGGCCAGGCTGTCGCGATATTACCCGTGGCTGGTCTTCGCGCTGAGCTTTGGGTTGCTCCTCTCGGACTATATGTCCCGGCAGGTTTTGAATGCGCTGTTCCCAATGCTCAAGCTCGAGTGGGGACTCAGCGACACTGAATTGGGCGCCTTGGGCGGCGTCGTTGCGTTGATGGTGGGGGTACTGACCTTCCCGCTGTCGATCCTTGCTGACCGTTGGGGCCGCGTGCGCAGCCTGACGCTGATGGCAGCGCTTTGGAGCCTGGCCACGCTCGGTTGCGCGCTGGCCAATTCCTTCGGCGAGATGTTCCTCGCACGGCTTTGCGTTGGTATTGGCGAGGCCGCCTATGGCAGCGTCGGCATTGCCGTGGTGGTCTCGGTATTCCCCCGGCACCTGCGTGCCAGCCTCAGCGCAGCCTTCATCGCCGGTGGCGCATTCGGCTCGGTACTGGGCATGGGGCTGGGCGGTGTGATTTCCGCTCACTTCGGATGGCGCGTTGCTTTCGGCGGCATGGCGCTCTTCGGCCTGATCCTGGTGGCGCTGTACCGCCTGCTGATTACTGAGAAGGGCCTGCTGGCCCGCCGCCAGGAACTCGGCGAGGACGTCTCCGCCAGCCAGACGCAGGCCAAGCTGGAGCTTCGCCCGCTGGTCTCCGCGCTGTTCTCCACCCGTTCGATTCTCTGCGCCTATGTGGGCAGCGCCCTGCAATTGTTCGTCATGGCTTCGATGCTGGCCTGGCTGCCGAGCTACTTCGGCCGCTACTACGGCATGAGCGGCGCGCAAGCCGGCCTGACTGCCGCCGCTTTTGTGCTGATCGGTGGCGCCGGCATGATCATGTGCGGGGCCTTCACCGACTGGATTGCCCGTCATATCCCGGCCCGCAAGTGGATCGTGGCCATCGCCTACAGCGTGCTCTGCTGCGTGCTGCTGGGCGCAGCCTTCCAGCTGCCGCCGGGCACGGCCCAGCTCGTGCTGATCGGCGCCGGGATGCTGCTGGCAGGCGGCACGGCCGGCCCGGCCAGCGCCGCGGTGGCCAACCTGACCGCGCCTGCGATTCATGGCTCCGCGTTTGCCACGCTCACGCTGGTCAACAACCTGCTTGGACTCGCGCCGGGTCCGTTCTTCACCGGCCTGATCGCCGATCACATCGGCCTGCGCGGCGCGCTGCAGTTCCTGCCGCTGGTTGGCTTGCTGGCCGCCGTCTGCTTCGTTATCGGGCGTCGCACCTACAGCGCGGACGTACACCGCCTGGAGCGTATGCGTGCCGCCGCCGGCAATCGCTGA
- a CDS encoding cytochrome b: protein MRALHWLVFLGAVVAVAAVEFRDVFPKGSTERAAMMAIHESAGITILVLMLLRLLVRVSQPLPPPPAGDPRWMDRAASAMHFVLYVLMLAMPVLGMLAVAWKGRTIPVYGFQLALPLAINEPYSKLAKEIHETGATFVYIFVGLHAAAALWHQFVLKDRLLRRMI from the coding sequence ATGCGCGCGTTGCACTGGCTGGTATTCCTGGGCGCCGTGGTGGCGGTTGCGGCGGTGGAGTTTCGCGACGTGTTCCCGAAGGGCAGCACCGAGCGGGCCGCGATGATGGCAATTCATGAATCCGCGGGCATCACGATATTGGTGTTGATGCTGTTGCGTCTGCTGGTGCGAGTGAGCCAACCGCTCCCTCCGCCGCCGGCCGGGGACCCACGGTGGATGGACCGCGCGGCAAGCGCCATGCATTTCGTGCTGTATGTGCTGATGCTGGCCATGCCGGTGCTCGGCATGTTGGCGGTGGCGTGGAAGGGCAGGACCATCCCGGTCTATGGCTTCCAGCTGGCGCTACCGCTCGCGATCAATGAGCCGTACTCAAAGCTCGCGAAGGAGATTCACGAAACTGGCGCCACGTTCGTGTACATCTTCGTCGGCCTGCACGCCGCAGCCGCCTTGTGGCACCAGTTCGTCCTGAAGGACCGGCTACTTCGCCGGATGATCTAG
- a CDS encoding efflux transporter outer membrane subunit yields MKRKPTSLIRPPRWTPALLVPLALAACSLEPTYQRPESPVPQAYPTGPAYESANKGPAGQARPDQATPAASLGWEDFFTDPRLRTLIGLALANNRDLRIATLSIDQARAQYRIQRAAQFPAINANAGFASTRLNSDLRAPGQDAVINSWTAGVGFNAFELDVFGRVRSLKHQALEQYLAIEEVRRSAQISLVAEVASAYLTWQADQELLRLSKETLKVQQDAALMISRSKSAGGMAEIDMHRGQTQVQTAQVDVEQFTRQVAQDENALALLIGGQLPADLPPPQPFANNSYVAELPAGVPSTLMEQRPDIMAAEHQLKGANANIGAARAAFFPQISLTATVGVASTALASLFTGGMAWAFAPQITLPIFNAGANQARLDIATVQKDINVAAYEKTIQGAFREVADGLAARGTYDRQTVAQEALTKEVSETKRLAEIRFKNGVDDYFPVFDAQRQLYDAQKKMVTIELARLTSRASLYKALGGGWSQQTVASLDHPAK; encoded by the coding sequence ATGAAAAGAAAGCCAACCTCCCTGATTCGCCCGCCGCGCTGGACCCCTGCCCTCCTCGTGCCGCTGGCGCTTGCCGCCTGCTCGCTGGAACCCACCTACCAACGTCCGGAGTCACCGGTACCGCAGGCTTACCCGACCGGCCCTGCCTATGAAAGCGCCAACAAGGGGCCCGCGGGCCAGGCGCGGCCGGACCAGGCAACGCCCGCCGCGAGCCTTGGCTGGGAGGACTTCTTTACCGACCCACGCCTGCGCACGCTGATCGGGCTGGCGCTGGCGAACAACCGTGACCTGCGTATCGCGACGCTGTCCATCGATCAGGCGCGAGCGCAGTACCGGATCCAGCGTGCCGCGCAGTTTCCGGCGATCAACGCCAATGCAGGCTTTGCCAGTACTCGGCTGAACAGCGATCTGCGCGCGCCCGGACAGGACGCCGTGATCAACTCCTGGACTGCGGGCGTAGGCTTCAATGCATTTGAGCTCGATGTGTTCGGGCGGGTGCGCAGCCTCAAGCATCAGGCGCTGGAGCAATATCTGGCAATCGAGGAAGTGCGGCGCAGCGCGCAGATCAGTCTCGTGGCGGAAGTGGCCAGCGCCTACCTGACATGGCAGGCCGACCAGGAACTGCTCAGGCTGTCGAAGGAAACGCTCAAGGTCCAGCAGGACGCCGCGCTGATGATCAGCCGCAGCAAGAGCGCCGGCGGCATGGCGGAGATCGACATGCATCGCGGGCAGACCCAGGTGCAGACCGCGCAGGTGGATGTGGAGCAGTTCACGCGACAGGTGGCGCAGGACGAGAATGCGCTGGCGTTGTTGATCGGCGGCCAGCTACCGGCGGACCTGCCGCCCCCGCAGCCGTTTGCGAATAACTCGTACGTGGCAGAGTTGCCCGCCGGGGTGCCATCGACACTGATGGAGCAACGGCCAGACATCATGGCGGCCGAGCATCAGCTCAAGGGGGCCAATGCCAACATCGGCGCGGCGCGGGCGGCCTTCTTCCCGCAGATATCGCTGACGGCCACCGTCGGCGTGGCCAGCACGGCGCTCGCCTCGCTGTTCACGGGCGGCATGGCCTGGGCGTTCGCGCCGCAGATCACACTGCCGATTTTTAACGCCGGGGCCAACCAGGCACGACTCGATATTGCCACGGTGCAGAAGGACATTAACGTGGCGGCTTACGAGAAAACGATCCAGGGTGCATTCCGGGAAGTTGCCGATGGCCTGGCTGCACGCGGCACCTACGACCGGCAGACCGTGGCGCAGGAGGCGCTGACGAAGGAAGTTTCCGAAACCAAGCGGCTGGCGGAAATCCGTTTCAAGAACGGGGTGGATGACTACTTCCCCGTGTTCGATGCGCAGCGGCAACTCTACGATGCGCAGAAGAAGATGGTGACGATCGAACTGGCCAGACTCACCAGCCGCGCAAGCCTATACAAGGCGCTGGGCGGCGGGTGGTCGCAGCAGACGGTGGCCAGCCTAGATCATCCGGCGAAGTAG
- a CDS encoding glycosyltransferase → MFAEYLDGRMLMQINAGAFLIALLCLRGDRQRTLDRWLFGAAAGVLLLVYYVWRFTDTLPEWRMDFPSLWAHAFFGFESLTIAYTLISIGIMTRTSDHSAEADAGETALRRGREAPPVDIFIATYNEGLDVLEKTIVAALDIDYPNFRVWVLDDTRRDWLREFCDQVGARYVTRPDNAHAKAGNLNNGLRHSAELDGGAPFIMVLDADFAPNRNILLRIVGLFDDPQVGVVQTPQFYYNADPIQYNLRSTECWVDEQRAFFDVMQPSKDAWGTAFCIGTSFVVRREALDRIGGFPIGTVTEDIHLTYKLMPHGYITRWLNERLSVGLSAEGLPEYISQRSRWGLGTIQVALTADGPLRGPGYTLRERLHYVHGLLHWLSRPFTLMLLAGPLLYWYFNVPTLYGEPLQFLAFGVPALLLYWAYSIWITGARAMPIFTEVTQIVAAMAVSATLVSAIFKPFGRPFKVTNKGLDRSKLVVHGKFAAFYGALFVLAAMGLGRAVAADGTASGVVFNIGWTVISMVLYLASLLVCFELPRPRKEERFPHRERARLCIYGSDGLPREFDGVTQDMSCNGIGLISDAAGRVEAGATGAVWLSELGWVTCRVARTQGHLLGIELFPDMAGRHRLIRMLFGEPAHNIAHRGRPRVAIVQLLRRAFTG, encoded by the coding sequence ATGTTTGCCGAGTATCTCGATGGCCGTATGCTCATGCAGATCAATGCGGGCGCATTCCTGATCGCGCTGCTCTGCCTGCGCGGCGACCGGCAGCGCACCCTGGACCGCTGGCTTTTCGGCGCCGCGGCCGGCGTGCTGCTGCTGGTCTATTACGTATGGCGATTCACCGACACCTTGCCGGAATGGCGCATGGACTTCCCGAGCCTTTGGGCGCATGCGTTCTTCGGCTTCGAGAGCCTGACCATCGCGTACACGCTGATCTCGATCGGCATCATGACCCGCACGTCCGATCACAGCGCCGAGGCTGACGCCGGCGAGACCGCATTGCGACGCGGGCGGGAAGCACCGCCGGTGGACATTTTCATCGCCACGTACAACGAAGGCCTCGACGTGCTCGAGAAGACCATCGTTGCCGCGCTGGATATCGACTATCCGAACTTCCGGGTCTGGGTGCTCGACGACACCCGTCGCGACTGGCTGCGCGAGTTCTGCGATCAGGTCGGGGCACGCTACGTGACCCGGCCCGATAACGCCCACGCCAAGGCCGGCAACCTGAACAACGGCCTGCGGCACAGCGCGGAACTCGATGGCGGCGCGCCATTCATCATGGTGCTCGACGCCGATTTCGCACCCAACCGGAACATCCTGCTACGTATCGTTGGGCTGTTCGACGATCCACAGGTCGGCGTGGTGCAGACGCCCCAGTTCTACTACAACGCCGACCCGATCCAATACAACCTTCGCTCCACGGAGTGCTGGGTGGACGAGCAACGCGCATTCTTCGATGTCATGCAGCCGTCGAAGGACGCCTGGGGTACCGCGTTCTGCATCGGCACATCGTTCGTCGTGCGCCGCGAGGCGCTGGACCGGATCGGTGGTTTCCCGATCGGCACCGTGACGGAAGATATTCACCTGACCTACAAGCTGATGCCGCATGGCTATATCACGCGCTGGCTCAATGAGCGCCTGAGCGTGGGCCTGTCGGCAGAGGGCCTGCCTGAGTACATCAGCCAGCGCAGCCGCTGGGGACTGGGCACGATCCAGGTGGCGCTCACCGCCGATGGGCCGCTGCGCGGACCCGGCTACACGTTGCGCGAACGCCTGCACTATGTGCACGGGCTGCTGCACTGGTTGAGCCGCCCGTTCACGCTGATGCTGCTGGCCGGGCCGCTGCTGTACTGGTACTTCAATGTGCCGACGCTGTACGGCGAGCCGCTGCAGTTCCTCGCGTTCGGCGTGCCGGCGTTGCTGCTCTACTGGGCCTATAGCATCTGGATCACAGGCGCGCGTGCGATGCCGATCTTCACCGAGGTCACGCAGATCGTGGCGGCCATGGCGGTTTCCGCAACGCTGGTCAGTGCCATCTTCAAACCGTTCGGCAGGCCGTTCAAGGTCACGAACAAGGGGCTGGACCGTTCAAAGCTGGTCGTCCACGGCAAGTTCGCCGCGTTCTATGGCGCACTGTTTGTTCTGGCCGCCATGGGCCTTGGGCGTGCCGTGGCCGCCGACGGCACGGCCAGCGGTGTGGTCTTCAACATCGGATGGACCGTGATCTCGATGGTCCTGTACCTGGCCTCGTTGCTGGTCTGTTTCGAGCTGCCCCGGCCGCGCAAGGAAGAACGCTTTCCACACCGCGAGCGTGCCCGCCTTTGCATCTACGGCAGCGACGGCTTGCCACGTGAATTCGATGGCGTCACGCAGGACATGTCGTGCAACGGGATCGGCCTGATCAGCGATGCTGCCGGTCGGGTGGAAGCTGGCGCCACGGGCGCGGTCTGGCTCTCCGAACTGGGCTGGGTGACCTGCCGCGTGGCGCGCACGCAAGGCCATCTGCTAGGCATCGAACTGTTTCCGGACATGGCGGGACGCCATCGGCTAATCCGGATGCTGTTCGGCGAACCGGCTCACAACATCGCGCACCGCGGCCGCCCGCGTGTGGCCATCGTGCAATTGCTGCGTCGCGCATTTACCGGATGA